From the Primulina tabacum isolate GXHZ01 chromosome 15, ASM2559414v2, whole genome shotgun sequence genome, one window contains:
- the LOC142528107 gene encoding uncharacterized protein LOC142528107 isoform X1 has translation MDESWRMRIGTPATKVTRPQFPKYPSTEDNTRKTASGDISHEHALNPEDFTDVFGGPPRTVLSGQFSTGFPISSSSNFSYEEIFRHPENVPLPTGRIGRSLKEFRIPTKSVRDQHNSRKSGFYTDIFGWDDERVMRSRSRSKTSSSSILSSEELSPIRRAVWVEDNVSFFASKRGPINVKSGWNPTRMMQNDCRKQQNLPPFTGTQPVFNTYEYPENFKNFPFGFSPRNASPETISVEPISNGSFRVPTDCLEPNSPASAVSSVCHSDMEQKTRAVEEDMLMQDQVELEEDEVMSSYVIEINSDNREGTIESNGVDEAIAWAKEKFHKHCLESKWGSENCEKGKHLEGNLGRNQSSGHTHSFRSLDEQQEKWALEEEIQPFDQSKLQIEMQVMDEKIRLWSKGKESDIRLLLSSLHHVLWPNSGWFPVPLTNIIEIPKVKKAYQKARLCLHPDKLQQRGATLPQKYIAENVFSVLQDAWAAFVSRC, from the exons ATGGACGAATCTTGGAGAATGAGAATTGGGACGCCCGCGACAAAAGTCACGCGGCCCCAATTTCCAAAATACCCATCCACTGAAGACAACACCCGGAAAACTGCCTCCGGCGACATATCCCACGAACACGCTCTAAACCCCGAAGACTTCACCGACGTTTTCGGTGGGCCACCTCGAACAGTTCTCTCCGGCCAGTTCAGCACCGGGTTTCCAATATCCTCCTCATCCAATTTTTCCTACGAGGAGATTTTCCGGCATCCGGAGAATGTGCCTCTGCCGACGGGAAGGATTGGCCGGAGCTTGAAAGAGTTCAGGATCCCGACGAAGAGTGTTCGAGATCAGCATAATAGTCGAAAGAGTGGTTTCTATACTGATATTTTTGGGTGGGATGATGAGAGGGTAATGAGATCAAGATCGaggtcaaagacgagttcttcaTCGATTTTAAGCTCCGAGGAGTTAAGTCCTATCCGGCGGGCGGTATGGGTAGAAGACAATGTTTCCTTTTTTGCTTCGAAGCGCGG GCCAATTAATGTTAAATCTGGGTGGAATCCAACAAGAATGATGCAAAACGATTGCCGAAAACAACAGAATTTGCCACCATTTACAGGCACTCAGCCTGTATTCAACACTTACGAATACCCTGAGAATTTCAAGAACTTCCCATTTGGATTTAGTCCGAGAAATGCATCCCCCGAGACCATTAGTGTTGAACCGATATCTAACGGCAGCTTCAGAGTGCCTACAGATTGTTTAGAACCCAATTCACCAGCCTCAGCTGTTTCTTCAGTTTGCCATTCAGACATGGAGCAAAAAACAAGAGCTGTTGAGGAAGATATGTTGATGCAAGATCAGGTGGAACTGGAAGAAGATGAAGTGATGAGCTCCTATGTAATAGAAATAAACTCTGATAATAGGGAAGGGACGATTGAATCTAATGGTGTTGACGAAGCAATCGCATGGGCAAAAGAAAagtttcataaacattgtttgGAGAGTAAATGGGGCTCTGAAAATTGTGAGAAAGGTAAACACTTAGAAG GAAATCTCGGTAGGAATCAGTCGTCAGGTCATACACATAGTTTTAGATCACTG GATGAGCAACAAGAAAAATGGGCTTTAGAAGAAGAAATACAGCCATTTGATCAAAGTAAG TTACAAATAGAAATGCAAGTAATGGATGAAAAGATAAGGTTGTGGTCGAAAGGCAAAGAATCGGACATCCGGTTGCTATTATCTTCTCTGCATCAT GTTTTATGGCCCAACAGTGGCTGGTTTCCGGTGCCTTTAACGAATATAATCGAAATCCCGAAAGTGAAAAAAGCATATCAAAAGGCAAGGCTGTGCCTGCACCCCGACAAGCTGCAACAAAGGGGTGCTACACTCCCACAAAAATACATAGCCGAAAACGTTTTTTCTGTCCTTCAG GATGCTTGGGCTGCATTTGTCTCCCGTTGTTGA
- the LOC142528107 gene encoding uncharacterized protein LOC142528107 isoform X2, with the protein MDESWRMRIGTPATKVTRPQFPKYPSTEDNTRKTASGDISHEHALNPEDFTDVFGGPPRTVLSGQFSTGFPISSSSNFSYEEIFRHPENVPLPTGRIGRSLKEFRIPTKSVRDQHNSRKSGFYTDIFGWDDERVMRSRSRSKTSSSSILSSEELSPIRRAVWVEDNVSFFASKRGPINVKSGWNPTRMMQNDCRKQQNLPPFTGTQPVFNTYEYPENFKNFPFGFSPRNASPETISVEPISNGSFRVPTDCLEPNSPASAVSSVCHSDMEQKTRAVEEDMLMQDQVELEEDEVMSSYVIEINSDNREGTIESNGVDEAIAWAKEKFHKHCLESKWGSENCEKGNLGRNQSSGHTHSFRSLDEQQEKWALEEEIQPFDQSKLQIEMQVMDEKIRLWSKGKESDIRLLLSSLHHVLWPNSGWFPVPLTNIIEIPKVKKAYQKARLCLHPDKLQQRGATLPQKYIAENVFSVLQDAWAAFVSRC; encoded by the exons ATGGACGAATCTTGGAGAATGAGAATTGGGACGCCCGCGACAAAAGTCACGCGGCCCCAATTTCCAAAATACCCATCCACTGAAGACAACACCCGGAAAACTGCCTCCGGCGACATATCCCACGAACACGCTCTAAACCCCGAAGACTTCACCGACGTTTTCGGTGGGCCACCTCGAACAGTTCTCTCCGGCCAGTTCAGCACCGGGTTTCCAATATCCTCCTCATCCAATTTTTCCTACGAGGAGATTTTCCGGCATCCGGAGAATGTGCCTCTGCCGACGGGAAGGATTGGCCGGAGCTTGAAAGAGTTCAGGATCCCGACGAAGAGTGTTCGAGATCAGCATAATAGTCGAAAGAGTGGTTTCTATACTGATATTTTTGGGTGGGATGATGAGAGGGTAATGAGATCAAGATCGaggtcaaagacgagttcttcaTCGATTTTAAGCTCCGAGGAGTTAAGTCCTATCCGGCGGGCGGTATGGGTAGAAGACAATGTTTCCTTTTTTGCTTCGAAGCGCGG GCCAATTAATGTTAAATCTGGGTGGAATCCAACAAGAATGATGCAAAACGATTGCCGAAAACAACAGAATTTGCCACCATTTACAGGCACTCAGCCTGTATTCAACACTTACGAATACCCTGAGAATTTCAAGAACTTCCCATTTGGATTTAGTCCGAGAAATGCATCCCCCGAGACCATTAGTGTTGAACCGATATCTAACGGCAGCTTCAGAGTGCCTACAGATTGTTTAGAACCCAATTCACCAGCCTCAGCTGTTTCTTCAGTTTGCCATTCAGACATGGAGCAAAAAACAAGAGCTGTTGAGGAAGATATGTTGATGCAAGATCAGGTGGAACTGGAAGAAGATGAAGTGATGAGCTCCTATGTAATAGAAATAAACTCTGATAATAGGGAAGGGACGATTGAATCTAATGGTGTTGACGAAGCAATCGCATGGGCAAAAGAAAagtttcataaacattgtttgGAGAGTAAATGGGGCTCTGAAAATTGTGAGAAAG GAAATCTCGGTAGGAATCAGTCGTCAGGTCATACACATAGTTTTAGATCACTG GATGAGCAACAAGAAAAATGGGCTTTAGAAGAAGAAATACAGCCATTTGATCAAAGTAAG TTACAAATAGAAATGCAAGTAATGGATGAAAAGATAAGGTTGTGGTCGAAAGGCAAAGAATCGGACATCCGGTTGCTATTATCTTCTCTGCATCAT GTTTTATGGCCCAACAGTGGCTGGTTTCCGGTGCCTTTAACGAATATAATCGAAATCCCGAAAGTGAAAAAAGCATATCAAAAGGCAAGGCTGTGCCTGCACCCCGACAAGCTGCAACAAAGGGGTGCTACACTCCCACAAAAATACATAGCCGAAAACGTTTTTTCTGTCCTTCAG GATGCTTGGGCTGCATTTGTCTCCCGTTGTTGA